From a single Glycine soja cultivar W05 chromosome 19, ASM419377v2, whole genome shotgun sequence genomic region:
- the LOC114398489 gene encoding probable receptor-like protein kinase At5g59700: MELTLVNPSYALETEHRINVGGKEISTRNNTGLFRVYTGHDENYLMTQNLKDNLPLDNSGRNITVNPYYMAPKELYRTTRDMSINTTLNKSPKLTLEFPIFGCCHMVRLHFCELGPNIHDINERIDVLHLHRKCEGRYEMESKTKIKGLPLYKDYIILIHGNDAQKKFNLSLQIFPYESDNHRKHNDLFLNDLEIFKISKPQHIVTEGKSNNIDKTYSLVKIKAATNNFVDAFIVGIGGFGHVYKGYINSGSTTVAIKHLKPGSKQGVHEFMSEIEMLLQLHHLHLTTLLGYCNDNTEMIIVYDFMARGNLRDHLYNSDNPPLSWKQRLQICIGIARGLHYLYAGMKHMIIHHDEKTTNILLDDKWVTKVSDFGFSSIRPTSMSKAHIVIVVKGSFGYLDPKYCNRQRLTEKSDMYSFGVNKNSLGIKFTFFKNIFCSYQVQCLSTCSDLSLFFSLCISAPLLMVGVNT, encoded by the exons ATGGAATTGACTTTGGTCAACCCGAGCTATGCCCTTGAGACGGAGCATAGAATCAATGTAGGAGGGAAAGAAATCTCAACACGAAACAATACTGGTTTGTTCAGGGTCTACACTGGTCACgatgaaaattatttaatgacaCAAAATCTAAAGGATAATCTACCACTTGACAATAGTGGTAGGAACATAACAGTGAATCCATATTACATGGCACCCAAGGAACTGTACAGAACAACACGTGACATGAGCATAAACACCACTCTGAACAAAAGTCCCAAGTTAACTTTGGAGTTCCCCATTTTTGGCTGCTGCCACATGGTCAGGCTCCACTTTTGTGAACTTGGCCCAAATATTCATGATATCAATGAAAGGATTGATGTTCTCCATTTACATAGGAAATGTGAAGGACGTTATGAGATGGAgtcaaaaaccaaaattaaaggtCTCCCTTtgtacaaagattacatcatTTTAATTCATGGGAATGATGCTCAGAAAAAGTTTAATCTCTCACTCCAAATTTTCCCTTATGAAAGTGATAATCATAGGAAACACAATGACTTATTCTTGAACGACCTCGAGATCTTCAAAATCAGTAAGCCACAACACATCGTAACTGAGGGAAAGAGCAACAACATTGACAAAACTTA CTCCCTCGTCAAGATCAAGGCCGCCACCAACAACTTTGTCGATGCCTTCATTGTTGGAATCGGGGGATTCGGCCATGTGTACAAGGGCTACATCAACAGCGGTTCCACCACAGTCGCCATCAAGCACCTCAAACCGGGTTCCAAGCAGGGTGTGCATGAGTTCATGAGCGAGATCGAGATGCTCTTGCAGCTCCACCACCTTCATCTCACCACTCTTCTTGGCTACTGCAATGATAACACAGAAATGATCATCGTCTACGACTTCATGGCACGTGGCAACCTCCGTGACCATCTCTACAACAGTGATAACCCCCCTCTCTCATGGAAGCAACGTTTGCAAATTTGTATTGGCATCGCTCGCGGGTTGCATTATCTTTACGCAGGCATGAAGCACATGATCATCCACCACGACGAGAAAACTACAAATATCTTGTTGGATGACAAGTGGGTGACCAAGGTTTCGGACTTTGGGTTTTCAAGCATTAGGCCTACGAGTATGTCAAAGGCCCATATAGTCATAGTTGTTAAGGGCAGTTTTGGGTATTTAGACCCAAAGTATTGTAACCGACAGCGTTTGACAGAGAAGTCTGACATGTACTCTTTTGGGGTTAACAAAAACTCACTAGGAATCAAattcacctttttcaaaaatatattttgttcttaCCAGGTTCAATGTCTCTCGACCTGCTCTgatttgtctctttttttctctttgtgcATATCGGCTCCTTTGCTGATGGTGGGGGTGAATACCTAA